The Urbifossiella limnaea nucleotide sequence CTGCTCTGCACCGACGAGCGCTACCTCCGGGCCGAGGGGGTGCCGCTGACCGCCATCAAGGGCTGCGTGCCGGTGGACGGCGACACGTTCGACATCCCGGCGATCATCGAGGTGGCCGAGACGCGGTGGCGCGTCCACGGCCTGCCGGCGTCGAAGCTCGGGCACCGCGAAAAGTTCGGGAACGACCCGGCGAAGCACAAGGACTTCTCGGCCGTGACGCACGCGGCGAAGGCGAAGGGCATCCCGCCGTTCCTGGTCCTGCACGTGGCCGAGCACCCGGACACGACCGCGCAGGCGCGCCGGCTGGCCGCGGCGCTGACGGCCGCGGAGGTGCCGGTGACCGTGTTCGGCGGGCGCGACACGACGCACGGCCGCATCAACGCCGACCTCGGCAAGCCCGACGACCCGGCGACGAAGGCGCTCGCCGACTTCCTCGCCGCCGCGGGGAAAAAGTGACATGATCGACCGCACCACCTTGCGCCCCGTTCCGGGCACGGCCCGCCTGATGTTCAGCGGGCGAGTCGGTCGGTGCGACGTGTGCATCTTTACGCTGGAGGACGCCCCGCGTGTATTCGTGGGCGGTGGTGTATCCGGGTACGACGGGCTCGTGAATGAAGTGGACCGCGTGGCCGCCGAAACGCTGGCCGATCAGTTCGGGCTGTCCGAGCTGCGAGAGGTGGCGGCTCGAATACCATCGTCGCTCGGCTCCTAACCCGCAGGTTGTCCAGGTTGCGGTGTGGCACCCGGTTCTCGTCGTGCGTGGTTAACCCCCTCACCCCGCGTGCTTCGCCGCGACCCTCTCCCCCGAGGGGAGAGGGTGGGACGGCCCCGCGCCCGTCACGGGCGGGCATCGACCCGCGGACGCAGTGGCGTGTTTCTCTGGCGTCGGCGAGTGGTTGCCCGCCCGTACTGGAGTCCGGGTGCGGCCGCCAGCCCCCCGGGGGAGAGGGTCGCGGCGAAGCACGCGGGGTGAGGGGGTTAACCGCGATTGATGGGGACCAGCAACCACGCACTCCGCGCCGACTACCTGCGGGCCGTAATGTACTACCCCCGCTCTTCGCGCTCGGCGATGATGTCCGCCGACAGGCTGCCGGGAATCTTCGACATGATCTCGCGGACTTCTTCCAGGGTCGGCACCGGCGACGTGTCGGCCGCGCACTCCACCTCGTACTCGGTGTCGAATACCCGCTCCGAACGCGGTTTCTTCGGCATGGTCGGCCTCCTTGCGGGCATTGTACCGGCCGTCACCCCGCGGTCTTGCGGGCTGCCCACTCGTCGGGCGTCACCAGCACCTGGCGGGCGTTGCTGCCGTTGAACCCGCCCACGATGCCGTCCTCGGCCATGTAGTCGATCAGCCGCGACGCCTTGCCGTAGCCGATGCCCAGCGCCCGCTGCAGCAGCGACGTGCTGCCGCGCTGCTCGCGGATCACGATCTCCACCGCCTGCTCGTACTGCGGGTCGCGCTCGCGCAGCTTCTCGCCCGTCACCTCGCCGCCGTCGGCCTGGTCGCGCGTCTTCAGGTTCAGCAGCTCGCTGTCGTAGTTCGGCGTGTCCGTCGCCACCGCGTCCACTACCGCCTCGATCTCCCGGTCGCCGACGTAGGCGCCCTGCGCCCGCAGCAGCGACCCGTTCTGCAACAGCAGCATGTCGCCCCTGCCCAGGAGCTTGTCGGCCCCCTTCTCGTCCAGCACCACGGCGCTGTCGGAGCGGTTCGTCACCTGGAAGCAGATGCGCGCCGGCAGGTTGGATTTGATTAACCCCGTAATCACATCCACGGTCGGCTTCTGGGTGGCGAGGATGAGGTGGATCCCGGCGGCGCGGGACTTCTGCGCCAGCAGGATGATGCTCCCCTCGATCTCCTTCTTCATCTGCATCATGAGGTCGCCGACCTCGTCGATGAGGATCATGATGTAGGGCATGCTGCGGGGGATGGCGCGGCGCTCCTCCTCGCTGTCGGGGTTGATGCGGCGCACCACCTCCTCGAAGGGGAGCTCGTTGTAGCTGGCGATGTTTCGGACGCGGGCGCGGTGCAGCCACTCGTACCGCTCCTCCATCTTGTCCACCGCCCACGCCAGGATCGCCTCCGCCTTCTTCGGGTCCTTCACCACCGGCGTCATCAGGTGAGGGATCTTGGCGTAGTCGCTCAGCTCGACCTTCTTGGGGTCGATGAGGATCATGCGGCACTCGTCGGGCCGCTTCGAGAGGAGGAGGCTGACGATGATCGTGTTCAGGCACACCGACTTGCCGGTGCCGGTGCGGCCGGCGATGAGGAGGTGCGGCATCGCGGCCAGGTCGTAGGCCAGGGCCCGGCCCTCCACGTCCTTGCCGACGAACATCGGGAGCTTGTACTTCGCCACCTTCGGCGTCGCGGCCAGCGCGCCGACCACCTCCTTGAGGCACACCGTCTGGCGGATCTCGTTCGGCACCTCGATGCCGACCGTGTTGCGGCCCGGCAGCGGCGCCACCACCCGCACCGACGGCACCCGCAGGTTCAGCGCCAGGTCGTCGGCCAGGTTCGTCACCTTGTTCAGCCGCAGGCCGGTTTCGAGCGCGATCTCGTACTGCGTGATGACGGGGCCGGTGTGGATGCCGACCACCTTCACCGTCAGGCCGAAGTCGGTGAACGTCTTTTCGAGCAGCACCGCCATCTCGCGCAGCTTCTGCGCGTGGTCCTCGACCGGGAACGGCTCCGGGTCGGCGAGCAGGCTGAGCGGCGGCAGTTCGTAGGGCGTGGTGTCGTCCTCGGGGGCGACGGCGCGGAGCAGCGCCGCGAGCGCCGCCGGGTCGTGCGGGTCGGCGTGCGAGTGGATCGGGATGTCCTCGACGTGCGTGTCCCGCGGCGTGTCGGACTCGGGCTCGGGCTCGGGGACGTAGACCGTCGGCCGCGTGATCGGCACGGCCGCGGGCGTCGCTGCGACCGGGGGCTTCGGGTCGCGCGTCAGCGCCGCGCCGACGCGGCGGCCGACGGCACGCGCGGCGCGCCAGCCGGCGCCGAGCAGCGCGGCCGAGGCGTCGCCGACCTTTTCGTTCACCCAGCCGGCGGCCCGCCACGCCAGCCGCAGGCCGGCCCACACGCCCCGCGCCGCGGCGAACACCAGCCGGTGCGCCGCGAGCACGAGCCCGACCAGCGCCGCGCCGGCGAGCACCACCAGTTCCCACGGCGCGACCGTGGCGTCGTCCAGTTCGAGCCGCACGAACGCGCCCACCGAGCCGCCCGCGCCGGCCACCGCCGCCGGCGGCAGGCGCGCCCCGTCGGCCCACGCCGCGGCCGCGACGGCGAGGATCAGCCAGCCGGTCACCCGCGTCACGACCCGCAGGGGGTTGCGCGTCAGCACCAGCTGCGCGGCGACGGCGAACCAGCCGGCCAGGAACACGGGCGCCGCCCAGCCGAGCGGCTCGACCACGAGCGCCGCGAGCGAATCGCCGACCGCTCCGAACACGTTCGGGCCGCCGGCGAGCGCCTCGCCGCTGCCGACGGCCACGGCCAGCGCCGCGCCAACGGCGGCGAGCGTGAGCACGACGGCGTCGAGCCGCCAGCGCGGGGTCGGGGGGGAATCGGGGGTGGTGTCGTCGGCCATGCGGGCGGCTCGGGGCGCGGGCGGTGCGGCTCTATCTTCCTCCCTCGGACGCGCGGCTGAACCGTCGGTCGCGCCGCCGGGCGGCAACTTTTACAACGCCGGCGCGGCGCCGCCGGTACAATCGGCGTGGCCCGCCCGACCGGAGTCGCCCGCGTGCTGCACGTCGCCCTCTGGGAGCCGGAAATCCCGCCGAACACGGGGAACGTGGCCCGCCTCTGCGCCGCCACCGGCGCCCGCCTCCACCTCGTCGGCCGCCTCGGCTTCCGCCTCGACGACAAGAGCCTGAAGCGTGCCGGCCTCGACTACTGGCCCGCCGTCGATTGGGTGCGGCACGCCACGATGGGAGACTTCGAGGCCGCCGTCGCGGGGCAGCGCGTCTGGGTCGTGGAGACGCCGGCGGACGTGGCGTACACCCGGGCCGCCTTCGCCGACGGGGATTGCCTGCTGTTCGGCAGCGAGTCGAAGGGGCTGCCGGCCGGGGTGCGGGAGCGGTACGCGGGCCGCCTCGTGGGGGTGCCGATGCCGACGGGCGCGGTGCGCAGCCTCAACCTCGCCACGACCGTCGGCATCGTCCTGTACGAGGCGCTGCGGCAGGTTCACGACTGGTAGAACCCGCACGACCGACGTGCCGCCGGGTCGGGGCCGGCGCGTTCACCTGCCGCCGGCCGCGTCGGCCGGCCGAAGACTCCCGCAGACGACACCACGTGTTCGGCACCAGGGGGCGGGATGGCGGGACCGGTGTTGGCGTTCGCCGCGGTCGAGGAACTGGTCGCGTTCGTGCACAAAACCCTGTGCGAGCAGGACGCCCTCGACCCGGCCCAGACGCCGCTGTACCGCACGCCGCTGAAGCGCGGCGGGCGCGTCTGCGGGCTCATCTTCCACGTCGAGGGGCCGCGGCTGCTGCGCACGAGCGCCGTGTGGTCGGCCGACGACGGGCGGGTGCTCTTCTACGACTCGACCGGCACCCGGGCGCAAGAGGTGCGGCTGAGTGAATCGCCGGAGGTCAGCCGCGCGGCGTGAGGGCAGGCCTCAGTCGTCCCGCTTCGGGTTGAACCGGATCGAGCACCCCGCGGCCGGGCTCGTCTCGGCCACCGGCGCCGCCTTCCCGGCCGCCAGCGCCGCCACGGCGTCCTCCAGGTAGCGCGCCTTCACCTCGCCGGTCGCCTTGTCGTCGAACGCGCCCATGTAGACCACCTTGCGGGCCTTGTCCAGCAGGAACACCTCGGGCGTGTTCTTCGCGCCGTACTTCCGGGCGACCTCCTGCGTCGGGTCGTAGAGGTACGCGAACGGGAAGCCCTTCTTCGCGGCCCGCTCCGTCATCGCCGGCAGGGCGTCGTCCTTGCCGGTGTTCACGTTGATCGCCACCACCGCGAGCGTGTCGGCGTGCTTCTTGGCGAGCGCCGCGAGGCGGCCCTCGTAGGCCACGGCGACGGGGCAGCTGTTGCACGTGAACACGACCACGACGGCGGACTTGTCCTTCAAGTCGGCGAGGGAGTGCGTTTTGCCGTCGGTGCCGGCGAGCTTCTCCCACGCGGGGGCAGCGCTGCCGACGTCCAGTACCTTGTTGAACTTGCCGGCGTGGGCGGGCGTGGTGGGGCCGGCGGCGACGGCGAGCGCGGCGGCGACGAACGCGGGGACGAAGCGGGTCATGGGTGGGCCTCCTGTTCCCGGCTATTGTGGGCGCGGCAGGCGGTTGCGTCTCGCGGGCCGGTCGGCGAGAATGGCCGCATGCCGCCCGACCCACCCGCGCCGGACTCGCTCCCCTGCCCCGGGTGCGGGCTGCCGCGCGCCGGCGACCCGACCGCCGCGTGCCCCGTCTGCGCGTTCACCGAGCCCCCCGCGCCGCCGCCACCCCCGCCTCCCGCGCCGGAGCCGGAACCGACCCCGCCGGCGGACGGGCGTTCGCGGCAAGTCGTTCCCCTGATCGCGGTCGCGCTGCTGGCCGGCGCCCTCGGGTGGTGGGGCGGCCGCGCGACTGCGCCCGTCGTCCTCGTCGCCCCGGAGCCGCTCGCGTCCGTCAGCGCCGCCGACCCGCCGGTCGGTCCGCCGCCGCCGGCCGTGGGGCCGACGCGCCCGTCGCCGACGCGCCCGACTACGCCCGCCACCAAGGCCACGCGCCCGCCGCCGCCGGCCGACCTGCCGCCGACGGAGCGGAGCAAGACCGGCGAGTTCGACCTGGCGCTCATCGCGGCCGGCTCCTTCCGCATGGGCTCGTGGGAGCACGAGAAGGGCCGGCAGGCCGAGGAGGAGGAGCACGAGGTCAAGCTGACGCGGCCGTTCTACCTGGGCGTCCACGAGGTCACGCAGGAGCAGTACCAGAAGGTCATGGGGACGAACCCGAGCTGGTTCGCGGCCACCGGCCCCGGCGCCGACCGCGTCGCCGAAATGCCCGACACCGGCCGCCTGCCGGTCGAGCGCGTGTCGTGGTTCGACGCCGTCGACTTCTGCAACAAGCTCGGCAAGGCGGACGGGCTGCCGCCGTACTACGCCCTCGAGGTCGTGTCCCGCGACGAGGGCGCGATCGCGTCGGCGAAGGTGACGGTGCTCGGCGGCACGGGCTACCGGCTGCCGACCGAGGCGGAGTGGGAGTACGCCTGCCGGGCGGGTAGCAAGACGCCGTTCCACTTCGGCCCCCTGAACACCGGCGCCGAGGCGAACGTGAAGGCGAGCATGGTCGCCAGCGGCTACGGCACGTCGCCGCGGTGGCGCGAGGTGGGGCGCACCGCCCGCGTCGGCAGCTACCGGCCGAACCGGTGGGGGCTGTTCGACACGCACGGCAACGTCGCCGAGTGGTGCCACGACTGGTACGACCGCGGCTACTACGACCGCTCGCCGGAAGCCGACCCGCCCGGCCCCGACGTCGGCCGCCAGCGGGTGCAGCGCGGCGGGTCGTGGCTCGTCGGCGAAACCGCGGCGCGGTCGGCGGCGCGGTTCGGCGCCGGCCCCGCCAACGCCACCTCCCACGGCGGCATTCGCGTCGCCCGCACGCCATGACTCGCCGGCTCCTCCTCGTCGCGCTCCTCGCCGCCGGCTGCTCGCGCCCCGCGCCGCCGCCGCCCGCGCCCGCCGCGCCGCCGGTTCGCTTCCGCGACCACAACCTCGTGCTCGTCAGCTTCGACGCGCTCCAAGCGGCGCACGTCGGCCACCTCGGCTACCCGCGCGACGTGACCCCCACCATCGACGCCCTGGCCCGCGACGGCGCCACCTTCACGAACTACTACTCGGCCGCGTCGTGGACGGTGCCGGCGACGATGACGTGGTTCACCGGCGTGTACCCGTCCGAGCACCGCATGGTGAACAAGTTCGCCCGCTACACCGCCCGCGAGAAGACGCCCGCCACCCTCCGCGAGTTGGCCCCCGCGCTGACCACGCTCGCCGAGGTGCTGCGCGGCGCCGGCTACGCTACCGGCGGGTTCACCGGCAACGCCGGCGTCAGCCCCGGGTTCGGCTACGAGCAGGGCTTCGACACCTACTTCGCCGAGCCGAACCGCTTCGGCTCGTTCGACAAGAGCGTGCCGAAGGCGGTCGAGTGGCTGGAGGCGAACCGCGACCGCCGGGTATTCCTGTTCCTGCACGGGTACGACGCCCACGGCCAGTGCGAACCCGCCGGCGGCCTCGACTACCGCTACGTCGAGCCCGGCTACGACGGCCGGTTCGCCGGGTCGGTGCTGGAGCAGGAGGCGCTGCGCGAGGAGGGGCTGGCGAGCGGCAAGGTGACGCTCCGCGACGCCGACGTGCGCTTCTGGCGGGCCGTGTACGACGAGAAGATCGCCCGCGCCGACGACCGCTTCCGCCACTTTCTGGACGCCGTCCGCCGGCTCGGTCTGGAGGGGAAGACGGTGTTCGTTCTGACCTCCGACCACGGCACGGAGGTGTACGAGCACCGCCGCTTCGACCACGGCTTCACGCTGTACGACGAACTCGTCCACGTGCCGCTGGTGATCCGCGCCCCGGGCCTGGCTGCGCGCCGGGTGGCCGACCGCGTCGGCAGCATCGACCTGATGCCGACTCTGCTGGACCTGCTGGACGTGCCCGTGCCGCCGGCGGTGCGCGCTCAGCTGCGGGGGACGAGCCTGGTGCCGGCGCTGCGCGGGGAACCGGTGGCGCACGACGTGTACTCGGAGACGGACTACCGCGAGTACACGTTCAAGCGGTCGCTGTTGACGCCGGACGGGTGGAAGCTGATCGCGACGCTGGAGCGGGGGACGCGCGAACTGTACCACCTGCCGACGGACCCGGGTGAGCAAAAGGATTTGGCGGCGGCGGAGCCGGCGCGGGCGGCGGCGCTGGAGGCACAGCTGTTCGCGCACTTCCGGGCGATCGGCCACGACCCGGCGGCGCGGCGGTGGGAGGTGGGGCTGAACCCCGTCTACAACTCGCAGGCGAAGTGACGGGCCGGGTCGCGGCGTACACTTCCCGCATGGGCACCGCCACCGCCGCCGGGCCGGACGACCTCGCCGCCGCCTGCCGCGCCCTCGCCTCCACCCGCCCCGCCCTCGCCCGCGACGACGCCGCCCGCCGCTTCCTCGACCTCCTCCGCTCCGGCGAGTTCGACCCCGCCGGGCTGTTCGTCACCCGCGGGGCCGGCGGCACCGTCCGCGGCGCCGTGCTGGCGCAAACCCTTCCCGGCGCCCTCGGCATCCTCTTCCCGCCGCGCACCACGCCCCACCGCCCCGCCGACGCCGAGCCGCTGTTGGCCGCCGCGCTGGACTGGCTCCGCGGCCGCGGCGTGAAGGTGTGCCAGTCGTTCGCCCCCCGCGGCGACCGGGCCGACGAGCCGACGCTCGCCCGCGCCGGCTTCCGCCACGTCACGGCCGTCGTCCACCTGCGGCGCGAGCGGCGCGACGACCCCGAGCCGGCCGGCGCGCTGACGTTCGAGCCAGTGGACGACGCGAACCGGGCGGCGTTCACCGCGGCGCTGCTGAGAAGCCACGACGGCAGCCTCGACTGCCCCGAGCTCACCGGCACACGCACCGAAGCCGACCTGCTGGCCGGCTTCCACGCCCCGCCGCCGAAGCGGCCCGACTGGTGGGCGCTGGCGCGGCACGGCGGCGAGGCGGTCGGCGTCGTGCTGCTCGAACCGGGCACCGAGATCGGCGCCGTGGAGCTGAGCTATTTGGGGCTGGTGCCGGCGGCGCGCGGGCGGGGGTGGGGCGAGGGGCTGCTGCGGTTCGCGCTGCGGGCCGCCGGCGACGCCCGCGCGCTGACGCTGAGCGTGGACGCGCGGAACGGCCCCGCGCGCCGGTTGTACGAGCGGCACGGGTTCCGCGAGGCCGACCGCCGCGAGGTGTTCCTGTGGCGCGACGGCGACGCGACTTCAGTCAAACTTCCCGGAATCGCCTGAGCTCGCGCCCGGGGCGGTGTTCTCACCCGGGTACGCGGGTGTTCCCGCCTGCGGTGCGGGTCCGGTGGTGCCGCCCGTGCCGCGGGCGCCACGCGCGCCCGGCGCGCCGCCGGGTGAGCTCGCGCACGAGGCGTTGGCGCCCCGGTTCGGGGCTGCATAGTGGAGTGTGTCCCCGGAGCATCGTCGGGGGTCACGCCCGCTCGCCGGCGGGGCAAGGACGTCCGCCGTGCTGCTGGGGGTTCGTCGTGTCGGCCCGTTCGTCGCAATCCCCCCGACCCCCCGCGGCCGCACCGGCCCCGCCCCCCGCCCTCGACAAGGCGGTGGCCGACGCCGTCGCCGCGCGGATCGGCGCCGAGCGCTTCGCGCTGTGGTTCGCCGCCCACGTCCGGTTCGTCGGCCTCGGCTCCGAACTGGTCGTCGTCGCCCGCAACGACTCCTGCCGCGACTGGATTGAGCACACGTTCGGCCAGGCCGTCCGCGCCGCCGCGGCCGAGGCCGCCGGCGCGCCGCTGCCCGTGCGGTGGGTCGTGGACGCGGAGGCCTTCGCGGAGCCGGTCGGAACGAAATCCGAAGCGCGAGACCCGAAACCCGACCCCCCGGGCGCCAAGCCCGACGCGCCGCGGACGCGCACCGATTCCGGGAGCCGGCCCGCACGCCCGCAGACGGACCTGTTCGGCGACCCG carries:
- a CDS encoding alpha/beta hydrolase, whose amino-acid sequence is MKHAVPLLVVLAFAGRADAQEAKKTFPYAAPAHERQVLDVYAPKGAKGLPVVFWIHGGGWQAGDKSDVQLKPTWFMEKGYVFVSTNYRLLPAVDMGTIVRDVAKAARWVREHIAEHGGDPDRLYVMGHSAGAQLAALLCTDERYLRAEGVPLTAIKGCVPVDGDTFDIPAIIEVAETRWRVHGLPASKLGHREKFGNDPAKHKDFSAVTHAAKAKGIPPFLVLHVAEHPDTTAQARRLAAALTAAEVPVTVFGGRDTTHGRINADLGKPDDPATKALADFLAAAGKK
- a CDS encoding DNA translocase FtsK, giving the protein MADDTTPDSPPTPRWRLDAVVLTLAAVGAALAVAVGSGEALAGGPNVFGAVGDSLAALVVEPLGWAAPVFLAGWFAVAAQLVLTRNPLRVVTRVTGWLILAVAAAAWADGARLPPAAVAGAGGSVGAFVRLELDDATVAPWELVVLAGAALVGLVLAAHRLVFAAARGVWAGLRLAWRAAGWVNEKVGDASAALLGAGWRAARAVGRRVGAALTRDPKPPVAATPAAVPITRPTVYVPEPEPESDTPRDTHVEDIPIHSHADPHDPAALAALLRAVAPEDDTTPYELPPLSLLADPEPFPVEDHAQKLREMAVLLEKTFTDFGLTVKVVGIHTGPVITQYEIALETGLRLNKVTNLADDLALNLRVPSVRVVAPLPGRNTVGIEVPNEIRQTVCLKEVVGALAATPKVAKYKLPMFVGKDVEGRALAYDLAAMPHLLIAGRTGTGKSVCLNTIIVSLLLSKRPDECRMILIDPKKVELSDYAKIPHLMTPVVKDPKKAEAILAWAVDKMEERYEWLHRARVRNIASYNELPFEEVVRRINPDSEEERRAIPRSMPYIMILIDEVGDLMMQMKKEIEGSIILLAQKSRAAGIHLILATQKPTVDVITGLIKSNLPARICFQVTNRSDSAVVLDEKGADKLLGRGDMLLLQNGSLLRAQGAYVGDREIEAVVDAVATDTPNYDSELLNLKTRDQADGGEVTGEKLRERDPQYEQAVEIVIREQRGSTSLLQRALGIGYGKASRLIDYMAEDGIVGGFNGSNARQVLVTPDEWAARKTAG
- a CDS encoding tRNA (cytidine(34)-2'-O)-methyltransferase, whose translation is MLHVALWEPEIPPNTGNVARLCAATGARLHLVGRLGFRLDDKSLKRAGLDYWPAVDWVRHATMGDFEAAVAGQRVWVVETPADVAYTRAAFADGDCLLFGSESKGLPAGVRERYAGRLVGVPMPTGAVRSLNLATTVGIVLYEALRQVHDW
- a CDS encoding thioredoxin family protein, with the translated sequence MTRFVPAFVAAALAVAAGPTTPAHAGKFNKVLDVGSAAPAWEKLAGTDGKTHSLADLKDKSAVVVVFTCNSCPVAVAYEGRLAALAKKHADTLAVVAINVNTGKDDALPAMTERAAKKGFPFAYLYDPTQEVARKYGAKNTPEVFLLDKARKVVYMGAFDDKATGEVKARYLEDAVAALAAGKAAPVAETSPAAGCSIRFNPKRDD
- a CDS encoding formylglycine-generating enzyme family protein translates to MPPDPPAPDSLPCPGCGLPRAGDPTAACPVCAFTEPPAPPPPPPPAPEPEPTPPADGRSRQVVPLIAVALLAGALGWWGGRATAPVVLVAPEPLASVSAADPPVGPPPPAVGPTRPSPTRPTTPATKATRPPPPADLPPTERSKTGEFDLALIAAGSFRMGSWEHEKGRQAEEEEHEVKLTRPFYLGVHEVTQEQYQKVMGTNPSWFAATGPGADRVAEMPDTGRLPVERVSWFDAVDFCNKLGKADGLPPYYALEVVSRDEGAIASAKVTVLGGTGYRLPTEAEWEYACRAGSKTPFHFGPLNTGAEANVKASMVASGYGTSPRWREVGRTARVGSYRPNRWGLFDTHGNVAEWCHDWYDRGYYDRSPEADPPGPDVGRQRVQRGGSWLVGETAARSAARFGAGPANATSHGGIRVARTP
- a CDS encoding sulfatase; amino-acid sequence: MTRRLLLVALLAAGCSRPAPPPPAPAAPPVRFRDHNLVLVSFDALQAAHVGHLGYPRDVTPTIDALARDGATFTNYYSAASWTVPATMTWFTGVYPSEHRMVNKFARYTAREKTPATLRELAPALTTLAEVLRGAGYATGGFTGNAGVSPGFGYEQGFDTYFAEPNRFGSFDKSVPKAVEWLEANRDRRVFLFLHGYDAHGQCEPAGGLDYRYVEPGYDGRFAGSVLEQEALREEGLASGKVTLRDADVRFWRAVYDEKIARADDRFRHFLDAVRRLGLEGKTVFVLTSDHGTEVYEHRRFDHGFTLYDELVHVPLVIRAPGLAARRVADRVGSIDLMPTLLDLLDVPVPPAVRAQLRGTSLVPALRGEPVAHDVYSETDYREYTFKRSLLTPDGWKLIATLERGTRELYHLPTDPGEQKDLAAAEPARAAALEAQLFAHFRAIGHDPAARRWEVGLNPVYNSQAK
- a CDS encoding GNAT family N-acetyltransferase, with protein sequence MGTATAAGPDDLAAACRALASTRPALARDDAARRFLDLLRSGEFDPAGLFVTRGAGGTVRGAVLAQTLPGALGILFPPRTTPHRPADAEPLLAAALDWLRGRGVKVCQSFAPRGDRADEPTLARAGFRHVTAVVHLRRERRDDPEPAGALTFEPVDDANRAAFTAALLRSHDGSLDCPELTGTRTEADLLAGFHAPPPKRPDWWALARHGGEAVGVVLLEPGTEIGAVELSYLGLVPAARGRGWGEGLLRFALRAAGDARALTLSVDARNGPARRLYERHGFREADRREVFLWRDGDATSVKLPGIA